AAGTTAAACTCATGACACCAACTAAATGTTCAAATTCTTCAAACACACGGGGTAAATAAATTGATAACTTTTTAAAGATGAGATGATATGCTAACCAACCAATGGCAATAGTCGTAATTGCTTTAGTAATATCAGCAATGTCATAAGCTTGCAAATATATCAAATTTACTGCAATTAGACCAGTAATCAAAAATATAATTGCTGTCCAAAAACCAGATTTTATATTCTGTTCCGCATCTTTTATATGGGGTAAGAAAATGAATTTTGCAAAAGATATAGAAGTTCCCACTGCGGCAACATTCATAGCAATAAATTGCCAGGATTCTAAATTTTTCATAGTTAGGACTTTTGCCCCAAATCCTGCCAATAAAGGAAAACCAGAAATTGATAAACTCGCTATGACTAAAGGTATCCAAATTGTTGTATTAATCGGTTTATTTTGTAGTTCTTTAAAATTACGACTGGGCAAAGAACCTGCAATTAGAAATAAAGATGATTTGACTAATCCATGAGTAAGTGCATAAAACCCACCTACTGCCGGTGCAACCAAAATAAAGCCTAATTGGGATATTGTATGAAACGCTAACATTCGCTTTGTATCTTTTTCTAAAACTGCATAGGATACACCCATTAACGCAGTTCCTACACCGAAAATACTGACTATACTATTAATTTCCTCGGAAATTAAAGCGCAACGCAACAAGGGTAAAACACTGGCTTTTACAACAATTCCTGACATCAATGCGGAAACTGGCGTTTCTGATTCTGAATGCGTTAAAGGTAGCCATAATCCTGATACAAAAATTCCAGCTTTAATGAATAAACCTAGAAAAATTAATGCTAATGCTTCTGGGGGTGATCCCTTTAAACTTGCAAAACTAAAGGAATGATGTGTTTGATAAACTAGCACCGCACCAACTAGATAAAATAACATGGAGGTATTGCTAACAAAAAGATAGCGTAAACCTACCCAAATTGAGCGATCGCTTCGAGGATAAGCAATTAATAAAAAAGCCGCAATACCGCTTACTTCTAAAGCGACATATAAACTCA
The window above is part of the Dolichospermum sp. DET69 genome. Proteins encoded here:
- a CDS encoding cation:proton antiporter produces the protein MNTITIIWVAIPFFLGFMIFLIPKLNRHLTLWGTIASAAYAFQLFLEPSPIKLNLLDSFGVTLIADQLSGYFILTNALVTAAVVIYCWHSDKTAFFFAQTILVHGSLNAAFICADFVSLYVALEVSGIAAFLLIAYPRSDRSIWVGLRYLFVSNTSMLFYLVGAVLVYQTHHSFSFASLKGSPPEALALIFLGLFIKAGIFVSGLWLPLTHSESETPVSALMSGIVVKASVLPLLRCALISEEINSIVSIFGVGTALMGVSYAVLEKDTKRMLAFHTISQLGFILVAPAVGGFYALTHGLVKSSLFLIAGSLPSRNFKELQNKPINTTIWIPLVIASLSISGFPLLAGFGAKVLTMKNLESWQFIAMNVAAVGTSISFAKFIFLPHIKDAEQNIKSGFWTAIIFLITGLIAVNLIYLQAYDIADITKAITTIAIGWLAYHLIFKKLSIYLPRVFEEFEHLVGVMSLTLILLFWMAFP